Proteins from one Streptomyces sp. NBC_00289 genomic window:
- a CDS encoding N(5)-(carboxyethyl)ornithine synthase, whose product MSLMSLGVLASSRKENEFRLPLHPAHLGRIAPDIREKIFLEQGYGERFGVADDALRPLVAGLRPRERILAECDIVLLPKPMHDDIAELREGQVLWGWPHCVQDEKMTQIGIDRRLTLIAWEAMNHWTSTGAFSVHVFHKNNELAGYCSVLHALQLGGLTGHYGRRLRAVVISFGATARGAVTGLGAMGVTDVTVLTQRAAAAVASPMPSVVMAHFEEQEDDPSRLRAVTAAGSMPLAEYLAGFDVIVNCVLQDTDAPLMFVTDEELALFRPGTFFVDVACDEGMGFEWARPTTFGEPMPTVGAGCHYYAVDHSPSHLWNSATWEISEALLPYLRKVMSGPGAWDTDITVRKAIEIRDGVVQNPKILSFQHRSATYPHPPEDPAPALDSLPHSAGQPA is encoded by the coding sequence ATGAGCCTGATGAGTCTCGGAGTACTTGCCTCCTCCCGCAAGGAGAACGAGTTCCGCCTGCCGTTGCACCCCGCTCACCTCGGCCGGATCGCCCCGGACATACGCGAGAAGATCTTCCTCGAACAGGGGTACGGCGAACGCTTCGGCGTCGCCGACGACGCGCTGCGACCACTCGTGGCCGGCCTGCGCCCGCGCGAGCGGATCCTCGCCGAGTGCGACATCGTGCTGCTGCCCAAACCGATGCACGACGACATCGCCGAGCTCCGCGAGGGCCAGGTGCTGTGGGGGTGGCCGCACTGTGTGCAGGACGAGAAGATGACCCAGATCGGCATCGATCGACGGCTGACCCTGATCGCCTGGGAAGCCATGAACCACTGGACCTCAACGGGCGCCTTCAGCGTCCACGTGTTCCACAAGAACAACGAGCTCGCCGGATACTGCTCGGTGCTGCACGCCCTCCAGCTCGGCGGGCTGACCGGCCACTACGGCCGCCGCCTGCGCGCGGTGGTCATCAGCTTCGGTGCCACCGCGCGCGGGGCGGTCACCGGCCTGGGTGCCATGGGGGTCACCGACGTCACGGTGCTCACCCAGCGCGCCGCCGCGGCGGTGGCCTCACCGATGCCCTCGGTCGTGATGGCCCACTTTGAGGAGCAGGAGGACGATCCGTCGCGCCTGCGGGCAGTCACCGCGGCCGGTTCGATGCCGCTGGCGGAGTACCTGGCCGGGTTCGACGTCATCGTCAACTGCGTCCTCCAGGACACCGACGCACCGCTCATGTTCGTCACCGACGAGGAACTCGCCCTGTTCCGGCCGGGCACCTTCTTCGTCGACGTCGCCTGCGACGAGGGCATGGGCTTCGAATGGGCCCGCCCGACCACCTTCGGCGAGCCCATGCCCACGGTGGGAGCGGGCTGCCACTACTACGCGGTGGATCACAGCCCGTCCCACCTGTGGAACTCCGCCACCTGGGAGATCAGCGAGGCGCTCCTTCCCTACCTGCGCAAGGTCATGAGCGGCCCCGGGGCATGGGACACCGACATCACGGTGAGGAAGGCCATCGAGATCCGCGACGGCGTCGTCCAGAACCCGAAGATCCTCTCCTTCCAGCACCGGTCAGCCACCTACCCCCACCCGCCCGAGGACCCGGCGCCCGCTCTCGACTCGCTGCCGCACTCCGCCGGGCAGCCGGCCTGA
- a CDS encoding DUF4232 domain-containing protein: protein MRTAHRGWKAHALGAAALTALLSATACEPGGTNNGTGTTPSATPSATVSTQPGGEDTGSDGENAGTGGEDTATDDSSQDSGGGSGNSGGSGSTGGGTATATCRAADISITTTLYAHDQARHLLLTATNTGNKECALYRYPVVRFDDGREDQVGPMESEMKGATIGPGEKAYAGMLLFRIGVPTEAVETMTVSLQGRVSNADADSGPIEAALPDEADFLNIDDNPLVSYWNISREKSENYMFKAAGGN from the coding sequence ATGCGTACCGCACACAGGGGCTGGAAGGCCCACGCCCTGGGAGCCGCGGCCCTCACCGCCCTCCTCTCCGCCACGGCCTGCGAGCCGGGCGGCACGAACAACGGCACAGGCACCACCCCGTCCGCCACTCCGAGCGCGACCGTCTCCACCCAGCCCGGCGGCGAGGACACCGGCTCGGACGGCGAGAACGCCGGCACGGGCGGCGAGGACACCGCCACGGACGACAGCTCGCAGGACTCAGGCGGCGGCTCGGGGAACTCCGGCGGTTCGGGCAGCACAGGCGGCGGGACCGCCACCGCCACCTGCCGCGCCGCCGACATCTCGATCACCACGACGCTCTACGCACATGACCAGGCCCGGCACCTCCTCCTCACGGCCACCAACACCGGGAACAAGGAATGCGCCCTCTACCGCTACCCGGTCGTCCGCTTCGACGACGGGCGTGAGGACCAGGTCGGCCCGATGGAGTCCGAGATGAAGGGAGCCACGATCGGGCCGGGCGAGAAGGCGTACGCGGGCATGCTCCTCTTCCGCATCGGCGTGCCGACCGAGGCCGTGGAGACGATGACCGTCAGCCTCCAGGGCCGCGTCTCCAACGCCGATGCGGACAGCGGGCCGATCGAGGCCGCGCTGCCCGACGAGGCCGACTTCCTCAACATCGACGACAACCCCCTCGTCTCGTACTGGAACATCAGCCGCGAGAAGTCCGAGAACTACATGTTCAAGGCAGCCGGCGGCAACTGA
- a CDS encoding response regulator, whose protein sequence is MPTVLVADDQFLIRSGLVALLRAAPGIEVVGEAQDGEEAIELAARTRPDVILMDIRMPGVNGITATERILSQASTPPPKILVLTTFDLDEYVHGALKVGACGFLLKDTPPERLLAAIDTVHAGDMLFSAPVIKGLIETYTPRPAVPEPHSGLENLTPRELEVLELVGAGMSNSDIAQRLVLSTATIKTHVHRCMSKLMLNSRAQAVVFAYETGLISRGPATWGTETP, encoded by the coding sequence ATGCCCACAGTGCTCGTCGCAGACGACCAGTTCCTCATCCGTTCGGGACTCGTCGCGCTCCTGCGGGCCGCACCGGGGATCGAGGTCGTCGGGGAGGCGCAGGACGGTGAGGAGGCGATCGAGCTGGCCGCGAGGACCAGACCAGACGTCATATTGATGGACATCCGGATGCCGGGGGTCAACGGGATCACCGCGACCGAGCGGATCCTCTCCCAGGCGTCGACCCCGCCGCCCAAGATCCTCGTCCTGACGACCTTCGATCTCGACGAGTACGTCCACGGCGCGCTGAAGGTCGGCGCCTGCGGCTTCTTGCTCAAGGACACCCCGCCGGAGCGGCTGCTCGCCGCCATCGACACCGTCCACGCCGGCGACATGCTGTTCAGCGCCCCTGTGATCAAAGGGCTCATCGAGACCTACACCCCCCGCCCCGCCGTACCCGAGCCGCACTCCGGGCTGGAGAACCTGACCCCCAGGGAGCTGGAGGTCCTCGAGCTGGTCGGAGCGGGCATGTCCAACTCCGACATCGCCCAGCGACTCGTGCTCAGCACGGCGACCATCAAGACACACGTCCACCGCTGCATGAGCAAGCTCATGCTGAACAGCCGGGCCCAGGCGGTCGTCTTCGCGTACGAGACCGGACTGATCTCCCGCGGCCCCGCGACCTGGGGTACGGAGACCCCCTGA
- a CDS encoding class F sortase yields MSPAPRPVRRYGTPPALARLALVVPLTLAVLTGCSSTAPAPAGHDAADPAPAAARGTASPEAPRAGRVAAPARVAVPSIGVSSSLMELGLNADRTVEVPPAEKGMTAGWYTGGAVPGQAGAAVIIGHNDTRFGKAVFHDLKKIDKGADITVTDDRGKASHFTVTATESVSKNSFPTEKVYGPTEDHALRLITCDGDFDAQGHPVNNLIVYATLN; encoded by the coding sequence TTGTCCCCTGCACCCCGTCCGGTACGGCGCTACGGCACCCCGCCGGCCCTCGCCCGCCTCGCGCTCGTCGTCCCGTTGACCCTCGCCGTACTCACCGGCTGCTCGTCCACGGCACCCGCCCCGGCCGGCCACGACGCGGCCGACCCCGCTCCCGCCGCCGCCAGGGGCACCGCCTCCCCCGAAGCTCCGCGGGCCGGGCGGGTCGCGGCCCCCGCCAGGGTCGCCGTCCCGTCGATCGGGGTGAGCAGCTCGCTGATGGAACTCGGCCTCAACGCGGACAGGACCGTCGAGGTCCCGCCGGCCGAGAAGGGGATGACCGCCGGCTGGTACACCGGAGGTGCGGTGCCCGGTCAGGCCGGTGCCGCCGTCATCATCGGCCACAACGACACCCGCTTCGGCAAGGCCGTGTTCCACGACCTGAAGAAGATCGACAAGGGCGCGGACATCACCGTCACCGACGACCGGGGGAAGGCCTCGCACTTCACCGTCACAGCCACCGAGAGCGTCAGCAAGAACTCCTTCCCCACCGAGAAGGTCTACGGCCCGACCGAGGACCACGCGCTCCGACTGATCACCTGCGACGGCGACTTCGACGCCCAGGGCCACCCGGTGAACAACCTCATCGTCTACGCCACGTTGAACTGA
- a CDS encoding medium chain dehydrogenase/reductase family protein: protein MTELDATTEGTTTAAEMVLPGKVAPTSLRRVWRSLPAPAAGQALVRVESTAVSFAESAMRRGRYYGQPAFPFVPGYDLVGVVEAVGPGVDRALVGRRVAALTKTGGWATAVLLAAADLVDVPDGIDPDEAETLIVNGLTAYQMLHTKAKVRAGQTVLVTGAAGGVGSILVQLARNAGAHVIGTAAPRHHEALRALGVEPIDYRDPDLAARVRALAPDGVDAVFDHLGGASVTLSYRLLNRTGTLVSYSIAAALDDTRPVLLDFLPLLAKLAFWNHLPTGRHASFYDIWAGSGKPDSARREAFRARTRTDLTHVLNLLRDGVLTAQIAARFPLAEAAAAMELAESSSRTTPGKIILTP from the coding sequence ATGACCGAGTTGGACGCCACCACCGAGGGCACCACGACCGCCGCCGAGATGGTGCTGCCGGGCAAGGTCGCCCCGACCAGCCTGCGACGGGTATGGCGCTCACTGCCGGCACCCGCCGCCGGCCAGGCGCTGGTGCGGGTCGAGTCGACCGCGGTGTCCTTCGCGGAGAGCGCGATGCGCCGGGGCCGCTACTACGGCCAGCCCGCCTTCCCGTTCGTTCCCGGCTACGACCTCGTGGGCGTCGTCGAGGCCGTCGGCCCCGGCGTGGACCGCGCCCTCGTCGGCCGCCGGGTCGCCGCGCTGACCAAGACCGGCGGCTGGGCCACGGCCGTACTGCTGGCCGCCGCCGACCTGGTGGACGTACCCGACGGCATCGACCCGGACGAGGCGGAGACGCTGATCGTCAACGGCCTGACCGCCTACCAGATGCTCCACACCAAGGCGAAGGTGCGGGCCGGGCAGACCGTCCTGGTGACGGGCGCCGCCGGGGGCGTGGGCTCGATCCTGGTCCAGCTCGCCCGGAACGCCGGCGCCCACGTGATCGGCACGGCAGCTCCACGCCATCACGAGGCGCTGCGCGCACTCGGCGTGGAGCCGATCGACTACCGCGACCCCGACCTGGCCGCCCGCGTCCGCGCGCTGGCCCCCGACGGCGTGGACGCCGTGTTCGACCACCTCGGCGGCGCGAGCGTCACCCTCTCCTACCGACTGCTCAACCGCACCGGCACGCTGGTCTCGTACAGCATCGCGGCCGCGCTCGACGACACCCGCCCGGTCCTGCTCGACTTCCTGCCCCTGCTGGCCAAGCTGGCGTTCTGGAACCACCTGCCCACGGGCCGACACGCGAGCTTCTACGACATCTGGGCGGGCTCCGGCAAGCCGGACTCGGCCAGGCGCGAGGCGTTCCGGGCCCGGACCCGCACCGACCTCACCCACGTCCTCAACCTGCTGCGCGACGGCGTGCTCACCGCGCAGATCGCCGCCCGCTTCCCGCTGGCCGAGGCGGCCGCGGCGATGGAACTGGCCGAATCCTCCTCCCGCACCACCCCCGGCAAGATCATCCTGACGCCCTGA
- a CDS encoding TetR/AcrR family transcriptional regulator: MTNPPQTMSRRERLRAQTLQEIEDTSFAIIDADGVHALSIAALARGMAMSAPAVYRYFPSRDALVAHLVTLSYQQLVAAMSQAVEGSRRAPRARVRLLVAAYRDWALRYRRRYGMLFGEQAGDLPGDVTGQTPLDQAMALLIDLLTAVQGTSPADRGSGDRTLDGQLRQWARSQQRPDTPPRAARAAILIWSRVHGIVSLELTGVFDNHPLEAQRLIDSEIDSAVRSLEPDDS; this comes from the coding sequence ATGACTAACCCACCGCAGACCATGAGCAGGCGCGAGCGGCTTCGGGCGCAGACCCTCCAGGAGATCGAGGACACGTCGTTCGCGATCATCGACGCGGACGGCGTCCACGCGCTGTCGATCGCGGCGCTGGCCCGGGGCATGGCGATGTCCGCACCGGCCGTCTACCGCTACTTCCCGTCGCGCGACGCGCTGGTGGCGCACCTGGTCACGCTCTCCTACCAGCAGCTCGTGGCGGCGATGAGCCAGGCGGTGGAAGGGAGCAGGCGGGCGCCCCGCGCGCGGGTACGGCTGCTGGTCGCCGCCTACCGTGACTGGGCCCTGCGGTACCGGCGGCGCTACGGGATGCTGTTCGGTGAGCAGGCCGGGGACCTGCCCGGCGACGTCACCGGACAGACCCCGCTGGACCAGGCGATGGCCCTGCTCATCGACCTGCTGACGGCCGTGCAGGGCACTTCGCCGGCCGACCGTGGCAGCGGCGACCGAACACTCGACGGCCAGCTTCGGCAGTGGGCCCGCTCCCAGCAGCGGCCGGACACCCCACCCCGCGCCGCCCGCGCCGCCATCCTGATCTGGTCGCGGGTGCACGGGATCGTGAGCCTCGAGCTCACCGGCGTCTTCGACAACCACCCCCTGGAGGCGCAGCGGCTGATCGATTCCGAGATCGACAGCGCCGTCCGGTCACTGGAACCGGACGACTCCTAG
- a CDS encoding AAA family ATPase: protein MVSRRAELERLDEVLDRTLGRDGASAVVDLAGAAGIGKSRLMSEFCRRARDRGMTVLRGRATEYEQHIPYQPFNDALADHDLELTDPDGVGDGRRGDRFGLHRSVARLLARIAGDGPGLVVALDDLHWADPASLELVDHLVRHPPHAPVVIVVGRRDRQTTASLAAALARGIDLGTVLRLDLGPLSERACVEVLAPGLAPDMPPGRVAELYAASDGNPLYFLALLQAGQTGQDPGHGSPRHVTGLGSVLLDELTPLTPAQRRTAEAVAVLGDHGTAALLAVVTGQEQADVDADLEALAGRDLLRHGPGGRWTLRHPVLRALVHEGTDPLSRVRLHRLAAAGLAAAGAPATERAHHVERSLTGWDPEAVAVLDEAAERYATTAPASSAHWLGVALANLPDHPRHTTLRRDLMLRRARALGVCGGLKESRDLLHDVISMSPPGERGAAGVRASAVTLCALMERQLGRYAEAVALLRRELSRTPGPPPVEAVELGLELGSSAPHATAYPEVRAEVARTLDLARSLGDEVAEAGALAISALGETYEGEMSAAREATDRAAALVDALTDHDLARLCEPLARLGWAEAFLERYADAERHADRGLAIARRGGQLHVLPHLLLCKAQVHIQTLRLDSAGELADEAETIARGIGSDELLVFVLANKAYAQMYACPSDDRTPLAVAEEAVAAAGTRMNWWASIAWCMLGHAAIHAGDPQRARAAVLRGGGDDLEGLHPSMRPLILEILVTSAVMTGDTDSATTWAERAREEAKRLDLSSQWASALRSTAHCRVADGDTAAAAELFEEAAEEAARGGAVLWEAFGLLLGATLTGAAGHPDRAGAMWERARQLAATGGARLLTGLADEIRPAVFGTSAAGGLSAAGRASLTPREQEIAALVAEGLTTPAIAARLYLSPRTVESHLGRIYRKTGVTSRAALAVLQARSELGDGTSRGTRTD, encoded by the coding sequence CTGGTGAGCCGACGCGCCGAGTTGGAGCGCCTGGACGAGGTGCTCGACCGGACACTCGGAAGGGACGGCGCTTCGGCCGTCGTGGACCTCGCAGGGGCGGCGGGCATCGGGAAGAGCCGGCTCATGTCCGAGTTCTGCCGGCGGGCGCGGGACCGGGGGATGACGGTGCTGCGGGGCCGGGCCACGGAGTACGAACAGCACATCCCGTACCAGCCGTTCAACGACGCGCTCGCCGACCACGACCTGGAACTGACCGATCCGGACGGCGTCGGGGACGGGCGCCGTGGCGACCGGTTCGGGCTGCACCGGTCCGTCGCGAGGCTGCTCGCACGGATCGCGGGGGACGGGCCCGGGCTCGTCGTGGCCCTGGACGACCTGCACTGGGCGGACCCGGCGTCCCTGGAACTCGTCGACCACCTCGTCCGCCATCCCCCGCACGCCCCCGTCGTGATCGTCGTGGGCCGCCGGGACCGCCAGACCACGGCGTCCCTCGCCGCCGCCCTCGCCCGCGGCATCGACCTGGGTACGGTCCTCCGGCTGGACCTCGGACCGCTCAGCGAGCGCGCGTGCGTCGAGGTCCTGGCTCCCGGACTGGCCCCGGACATGCCGCCCGGCCGGGTCGCCGAGCTGTACGCCGCCAGCGACGGCAATCCGCTGTACTTCCTCGCCCTCCTTCAGGCCGGACAGACCGGACAGGACCCGGGGCACGGATCGCCACGGCACGTCACCGGGCTCGGCTCCGTCCTGCTGGACGAACTGACGCCGCTGACCCCCGCGCAGCGCCGTACGGCCGAGGCGGTGGCCGTCCTCGGCGACCACGGCACCGCCGCCCTGCTGGCCGTGGTCACCGGCCAGGAGCAGGCCGACGTCGACGCGGATCTGGAGGCGCTGGCCGGCCGGGATCTGCTGCGCCACGGTCCCGGCGGTCGGTGGACACTGCGCCACCCGGTACTGCGGGCACTTGTGCACGAGGGCACCGACCCGCTGTCGCGTGTCCGTCTGCACCGCCTGGCCGCGGCCGGACTGGCCGCCGCCGGCGCCCCCGCCACCGAACGCGCCCACCACGTCGAGCGGTCACTGACCGGCTGGGACCCGGAGGCCGTCGCCGTACTGGACGAAGCGGCCGAGCGGTACGCCACCACCGCGCCCGCGAGCAGTGCCCACTGGCTGGGCGTCGCCCTCGCCAACCTGCCCGACCATCCGCGACACACCACGCTGCGCCGCGATCTGATGCTGCGGCGGGCCCGCGCCCTGGGCGTCTGCGGAGGACTGAAGGAGAGCCGGGACCTGCTGCACGACGTGATCTCCATGTCGCCGCCGGGCGAGAGGGGGGCGGCGGGCGTGCGGGCCTCCGCCGTGACGCTGTGCGCACTGATGGAGCGTCAACTGGGGCGCTATGCCGAGGCGGTCGCGCTGCTCCGCCGTGAGCTCTCCCGAACGCCGGGCCCGCCTCCCGTCGAAGCCGTCGAACTCGGCCTGGAACTGGGCTCGTCCGCGCCGCACGCCACCGCCTACCCCGAGGTGCGGGCCGAGGTGGCCCGCACCCTCGACCTGGCCCGGTCGCTGGGCGACGAGGTCGCCGAGGCGGGAGCGCTCGCGATCTCCGCCCTCGGAGAGACGTACGAAGGCGAGATGTCCGCCGCGCGGGAGGCCACCGACCGGGCGGCGGCACTCGTCGACGCACTGACGGATCACGACCTCGCGCGACTGTGCGAGCCGCTGGCCCGCCTCGGCTGGGCGGAGGCGTTCCTGGAGCGGTACGCCGACGCCGAACGGCACGCCGACCGCGGCCTGGCCATCGCCCGGCGTGGCGGTCAGCTCCACGTCCTGCCGCACCTGCTGCTGTGCAAGGCGCAGGTCCACATACAGACCCTCCGGCTCGACTCGGCCGGGGAACTCGCGGACGAGGCCGAGACGATCGCCCGCGGCATCGGCAGCGACGAACTGCTCGTGTTCGTCCTCGCCAACAAGGCGTACGCCCAGATGTACGCGTGTCCGTCCGACGACCGGACCCCGTTGGCGGTGGCCGAGGAGGCCGTCGCGGCGGCCGGTACGCGCATGAACTGGTGGGCGTCCATCGCCTGGTGCATGCTCGGCCATGCGGCGATCCACGCCGGCGACCCGCAGCGCGCCCGGGCCGCCGTTCTCCGCGGGGGAGGCGATGACCTGGAGGGACTCCACCCGTCCATGCGCCCGCTCATCCTGGAGATCCTGGTGACCTCCGCCGTCATGACCGGCGACACGGACTCCGCCACGACGTGGGCGGAACGGGCCCGCGAGGAGGCGAAGCGACTGGACCTGTCGTCGCAGTGGGCCTCGGCCCTGCGCAGCACCGCCCACTGCCGGGTCGCCGACGGTGACACGGCGGCGGCGGCCGAGCTGTTCGAGGAGGCCGCGGAGGAGGCGGCTCGCGGGGGCGCGGTCCTGTGGGAGGCGTTCGGTCTGCTGCTCGGCGCGACCCTGACCGGCGCCGCAGGTCACCCGGACCGTGCCGGCGCCATGTGGGAACGTGCCCGGCAACTGGCCGCGACCGGCGGTGCCCGTCTGTTGACCGGGCTGGCGGACGAGATCCGCCCCGCCGTGTTCGGTACGTCGGCGGCCGGTGGCCTGTCCGCGGCCGGGAGGGCGTCTCTCACCCCTCGCGAACAGGAGATCGCCGCGCTGGTCGCCGAGGGGCTGACCACTCCCGCCATCGCGGCCCGGCTCTATCTCAGCCCCCGCACGGTCGAGTCCCACCTCGGCCGCATCTACCGCAAGACCGGCGTCACGTCGCGGGCCGCCCTCGCCGTCCTCCAGGCCCGCTCCGAGCTGGGCGACGGGACGAGCCGGGGTACGCGGACCGACTGA
- a CDS encoding protein kinase translates to MSELRPVPPEPATSEAAALRRTGASPLHSGDPAQVGPYVPLALLGSGGMGRVYLARPVDGSPGLVALKVIRPEYAEDARFRHRFEREASVHARLRTPHTPRLSGTGFRDAVLWMATEYIPGLDLTEAVREDGALDTATVWRLTAELGRALADLAAAEIVHRDLKPSNVLLSVRGAHVIDFGISKAVDASAITGTGNRVGTPAYMSPEHLRTGRSDTASDVFSLAGTLVYAAAGRAPFGDGTGVDVMHRVAFEEPDPELLGEISAADAELGSLLSACLAKEPGRRPTPQDLVEAAGARAVAPTETAGWAEPLGAKVLARQRAYEVLHRLPAERKARLRAPDARPEVASPEPLRPAEKPRARTRRKAALIAAAGIAVCAVAVTAFVLTRPDAPATAHSPATGRTASLAAAPGDPTAAPTPGPSDGTSAEGTSGKSVGTATGPDHDPTRPEVSGAATGGRPDAASAPAASAGTSTDVTPTPSDTPSEPATPPWISDCTYYSGNGRTRPGDSGEHVLQVQCMLTKRGYSVGGSGVDGEFGPGTESAVRGFQSDKGLDADGIVGHETWTALRGSS, encoded by the coding sequence GTGTCAGAACTGCGGCCGGTGCCGCCGGAACCGGCGACGAGCGAGGCCGCCGCGCTGCGGCGGACCGGCGCCTCACCCCTGCACTCCGGTGACCCGGCGCAGGTGGGCCCATATGTGCCGCTGGCCCTGCTCGGCAGCGGCGGTATGGGGCGGGTCTATCTGGCCCGTCCCGTGGACGGCAGCCCGGGTCTGGTCGCGTTGAAGGTGATCAGGCCGGAGTACGCGGAGGACGCCAGGTTCCGGCACCGCTTCGAGCGCGAGGCGTCGGTGCACGCCCGGCTCCGCACCCCGCACACGCCGAGACTGAGCGGCACGGGGTTCCGGGACGCGGTGCTGTGGATGGCCACCGAGTACATCCCGGGGCTCGATCTGACGGAGGCCGTACGGGAGGACGGCGCCCTCGACACGGCGACGGTCTGGCGGCTGACGGCCGAACTGGGGCGTGCGCTCGCCGACCTCGCCGCCGCGGAGATCGTGCACCGCGACCTGAAGCCGTCCAACGTCCTGCTGTCCGTCCGGGGCGCCCATGTGATCGACTTCGGCATCTCGAAGGCCGTGGACGCGAGCGCGATCACCGGTACGGGCAACCGGGTCGGCACTCCGGCCTACATGTCGCCGGAGCACCTGCGGACGGGCAGGTCCGACACGGCGTCGGATGTGTTCTCGCTGGCCGGAACGCTGGTCTACGCGGCCGCGGGGCGGGCTCCGTTCGGCGACGGCACGGGCGTGGACGTGATGCACCGGGTGGCGTTCGAGGAACCGGATCCGGAGCTGCTCGGCGAGATATCGGCGGCGGACGCGGAGCTCGGCTCGCTGCTGTCCGCCTGTCTGGCCAAGGAGCCCGGGCGCCGGCCCACCCCGCAGGACCTCGTCGAGGCGGCCGGGGCACGGGCCGTGGCACCCACCGAGACGGCCGGCTGGGCCGAGCCGCTGGGGGCCAAGGTGCTGGCCCGGCAGCGGGCGTACGAGGTGCTGCACCGCCTCCCCGCCGAACGGAAGGCCCGCTTACGCGCCCCGGACGCCCGGCCGGAGGTGGCCTCTCCGGAGCCGTTACGTCCGGCGGAAAAGCCCCGTGCCCGGACCCGGAGGAAGGCGGCGCTGATTGCCGCCGCCGGCATCGCCGTCTGCGCGGTGGCCGTGACGGCCTTCGTCCTCACCCGCCCGGACGCCCCCGCCACCGCCCACTCCCCGGCGACCGGCCGAACGGCCTCGCTCGCCGCCGCACCCGGCGATCCCACGGCCGCTCCGACGCCCGGACCCTCGGACGGGACATCCGCCGAGGGCACGTCCGGCAAGAGCGTCGGCACCGCGACCGGCCCGGACCACGACCCGACACGTCCCGAGGTCTCCGGGGCCGCGACCGGCGGCCGACCCGACGCCGCCTCCGCTCCGGCCGCCTCCGCCGGCACCTCCACCGACGTCACTCCGACCCCCAGCGACACACCCTCGGAACCCGCGACCCCGCCCTGGATCTCCGACTGCACCTACTACTCCGGCAACGGACGCACCCGCCCAGGGGACAGCGGAGAACACGTCCTGCAAGTGCAGTGCATGCTGACGAAGCGCGGCTACAGCGTGGGAGGCAGCGGCGTGGACGGCGAATTCGGCCCCGGAACGGAGTCCGCGGTGCGCGGCTTCCAGAGCGACAAGGGACTGGACGCCGACGGCATCGTGGGCCATGAGACCTGGACCGCGCTGCGCGGCTCCTCGTGA
- a CDS encoding nuclear transport factor 2 family protein, producing MGRLGPWTPTTVEERLDRMESLAEIRQLPYRYALALDSRDMDAVADLFVPDVRVGREEFGRAALHRWYTEAMRASRTTIHQVTNHIVDFDDADRARGVVYCRDQLERPSTGQWEVGELQYWDDYLRVDGEWCFRRRKFHRWYLADALTRPANGTGVNDGSDPLGARQLPESFPTWAPYWDSADNHSPHA from the coding sequence ATGGGCCGACTTGGACCCTGGACGCCGACGACGGTCGAGGAGCGGCTCGACCGCATGGAGTCGCTGGCCGAGATCCGCCAACTCCCCTACCGGTACGCGCTGGCACTCGACTCACGGGACATGGACGCCGTCGCGGACCTGTTCGTGCCCGACGTGCGGGTGGGACGCGAGGAGTTCGGCCGCGCGGCACTGCATCGCTGGTACACCGAGGCCATGCGGGCCTCGAGAACCACGATCCACCAGGTGACCAACCACATCGTGGACTTCGACGACGCGGACCGTGCCCGAGGCGTCGTCTACTGCCGGGACCAGCTCGAACGGCCCTCGACGGGCCAGTGGGAGGTCGGGGAACTGCAGTACTGGGACGACTACCTGCGCGTGGACGGCGAGTGGTGCTTCCGGCGGCGGAAGTTCCACCGCTGGTACCTGGCCGACGCACTGACCAGACCCGCGAACGGCACCGGCGTGAACGACGGCAGCGACCCGCTGGGCGCCCGCCAACTCCCCGAGTCCTTCCCGACCTGGGCCCCGTACTGGGACTCGGCCGACAACCACTCCCCTCACGCCTGA